In the genome of Candidatus Cloacimonadota bacterium, the window ATATATAGAGAAATTATCTCTGGATAATTCTTTTATTAAAACTGTTTCCCTTTTTTTCCACCATTCAGCTATTTCTTTATAAGTTCCCCAGAATACTTTTCTTTGCCTGAGTTTTTTCAGAGTTTCATCAAATAAGATTGGAGCGTAATTGACATCGGCAAAATTCGAGATTGAAAAATCCAGAGTTAGAAGACCATTAACTGAATTCGTAGCTTTTATCAGATCATTCATCAGTTCGGTTGCTTTATCATAAGTGAGGATTTTCGTTTTTGATATTTTTAAAGCATTATCATAAAAAGTTAAAGGTATTTCCAGACAATTCTTCTTAAAATCCAATCCGATTTTTCCAATTTTATCTCTCTTTCTCTGTGAAAATATCCGATATGGGAAACCGATACCGTTTTTAAAACCGATATGATTTCTAAAAGACATAGATGAATCATAAAGATAATCATTTTTATTATGAAGCTCCGGAGTAACTTCAAAATCGTATTTGAATCTATTTTGCCTGACTCCGATATTTTTGTCATTAATTGCGTCTGATAAAATTTTTTTCTGATTGGAATGAGTATCACTACGATAAGATTTTGCAGATGCCAGAAGAGCAATTTCATTACCTCTATCTTTGATTTTTCTCATTTCCTCTGCAATATCCGGTTCATCTATTTTATAATCGACATCTTTTCTGGAATCAGATTCGACTCCCCAGAAATATGTGCTTTTTATCTTGTGTTTATTTTCGATTTCATGAATTTCTTCAAAATTCCAATATTCCTCGATATTTGTAATCAGGTATTTTATCTTACTGAAAGAACTTCTTAAATTGTATTGAACTTTATAAAACATTATTAATTCATTTAAAGAACTTGAAAATATTGTTGATGATTTCCATTTCTGCAGACTGTCTATTGGGTGTGATACAGCAACTGCGAAATTTTCAGATGAGGGCCAGAACTCCTTTTTTACCAGAAAATGAGTTTTTTTTTCTGTCACAGAATTTTGCAGGAATTTATCGATCAACCAGAGATAAGCATTAGTATAAGGAAAAAGGGAATATTCAAGAAGAAATGTGTTTGGATCAGATATCTTTCCGTAATTATCGTCAGTGAATGAAGAATGGGTATGGTAATTTATGAGATTAAGAAAAATATTTCCAAAAATATCAAATTGAAATTTACCATAATAAAGATCATCATTATGAGAATATAAGGCAGGAGCTTCTATCTTTTTTTTTGAAAAGCAGGGAAGAGGTCTTGGAAGATCGATCGTTTTCAGCATACTTTTCAATTGTTCTTTATCTGTACCGGTTGAAAATAAAATAATCTCAACCGGGATATAGAACATGATCTTATCATAAGCAAGAATATGAGCTTCTTTCTCATTAGGCTCGATCAATCCATAATAAAATAAGATGTCATTCTCATTTAACTGGTCTAATTTGGTTATACATTTAAATTCATAACCTAAAGTTTTGAATACAAAGTCAATTGTATAATATATTTCTTCGTAATATTTTTCGACATTATTATCGATATATACTGCAATCATCCAATTCCTCTTTTTTTTTGAGACCTTACGGATGGTCGAGGAACGAAACCTCCGTTATGGTCGCTTATCATCTTCAACCATTGCAGAGATTTTAACCATTCGCAAGGTTTTTGTAGTTCTTAAAATATTTTATTTGTTTTTGTCAATATGCATTTTTTGGGAACATTCTTAATAAAATTTTTCAATAAAGTTTTTAATAAAATCTTTGACATCGCAAACGCCCTGAACATTTTGCCTTCCAATTGCATCCGTAGCTCAGATGGTAGAGCAGCTGACTCTTAATCAGCGGGTCTAGGGTTCGAGTCCCTACGGATGTATTTTTTTTTAGATTCATTTTGTTGTATCGGAATTTGAAAGTTTAAGATTAAAGAGTTTATATTTTGTCACAAAAAGCAAATCACAAACAGCAAATCCCAAATACTATAAAATTACAAACAACAAATCCCAAAAAACAAATAAATTCCAAAAAACAATACCGAAATGACAAACCAGCTATGCCTTGAGTCGTTTTGAATTTGTAATTTTGATCAATGTTATTTATTTGAAATTTGTATTTTATATTTTGAGTTTTAATATCGATGCTTCGATTTGTTTTGGATTTGAAATTTTCTTCTTTGTTATTTATTTGAATTTTGTGTTTTGTATTTTGGTATTTCATCTCCCTTTCTCCTATCTCTAATATTTTTAATCAAAGCAGAGATTATTTTATTTTACAATTTTTCTTTTTATATTTGTCTTTTTATGATTTTTCATAAAAATCTAAAAATCTACATTTATTTTGATTGACAGATAACTTTGCTTTTTTGGTTTGAATTCCAAAAGTATAATTTAATGATATAAAAGGAGTTACTGATGAACAAAAAAAGAGTTTACCTTTTTGGGAATGGAAAAGCTGAGGGTAAAACCGAAATGAAAAACCTACTGGGAGGAAAAGGAGCGAACCTTGCTGAAATGAATTTGATCGGCATACCTGTACCTCCCGGATTTACGATCACTACAGATGTTTGTACTGAATATAATAAGATCGGAAAGGAAGAAATAATTACTTTATTAAAAAAAGAAGTTATTGCAGGAATAAAAAATATCGAAAATATTATGGGTACAACTTTTGGAGATAAAGATAATCCATGTCTGGTCTCAGTTCGTTCCGGTGCAAGAGTTTCCATGCCTGGTATGATGGATACTGTTCTCAATCTTGGTTTGAATGATGTTACAGTGAAAGGTTTAGCAGATAAAACAGGTAATGACCGTTTTGCCTGGGATTCTTATCGTCGCTTTGTCCAGATGTATGGGGATGTCGTCTTGGGAATGAAACCTTCATCAAAAGAAGAAATTGATCCTTTTGAAAAGATCATTGACGAGATCAAAGAAAAGAAACAGGTTATTGATGATACGGAATTATCTGCTGCTGATCTGCAAAACCTGGTGATGAAATTCAAAAATGCGATCAAAGAGTTTACCGGACATGATTTTCCGGAAGATCCATGGGAACAGCTTTGGGGAGCAATCTGTGCTGTTTTTGATAGCTGGAATACAGAACGGGCAATTTACTATCGAAAAATAAATGAAATTTCTGATGATTGGGGAACTGCTGTAAATGTGCAGGCAATGGTTTATGGAAATATGGGAAAAAATTCCGCAACCGGAGTTGCATTTACTCGCGATGCTGCTACAGGTGAGGATATTTTTAATGGAGAATATCTGATTGATGCTCAAGGAGAAGATGTTGTTGCCGGAATCAGAACTCCACAACAGATCACTCTGGAAGGTTCAAAAAGATGGGCTGAACTGCAATTAATTTCAGAAAATGAACGAGCAGAAAAATATCCTTCATTAGAAGAGACAATGCCGAAACTTTATAAGGAACTTTGCATAATCGAAACAAAACTGGAAAACCATTATCATGATATGCAGGATCTTGAGTTTACTATTCAAGATGGTAAATTATGGTTGCTCCAAACCAGGAATGGCAAACGGACAGGATCTGCCATGGTGAAGATGGCAATCGATATGCTTAATCAAGGTTTGATCGATGAAAAGACAGCCATTTTGAGAGTTGAGCCCAACAGGCTTGATGAACTACTACATCCCGTTTTCAATCAAGAAGCAGTTAAAAAGGCAAATGTTGTTGCCAAAGGTCTTCCCGCTTCTCCCGGAGCTGCTTCGGGGCAGATCGTTTTCTTTGCTGATGATGCTGAAAAATGGGCTAATGCAGAGAAAAAAGTTATCCTTGTCAGAATTGAAACATCTCCCGAAGATTTAAGAGGGATGAATGTTTCTCAAGGAATTTTAACTGCTCGAGGAGGAATGACATCTCATGCCGCAGTTGTCGCCCGAGGAATGGGAAAATGTTGTATATCGGGTGCAGGCTCGATTCAGATAGATTACAAGGCAAGAACTATAGTTTGTGATGATCATTTGTTTCATGAAGGTGACTGGATTTCTTTGAATGGTTCTT includes:
- a CDS encoding pyruvate, phosphate dikinase, producing the protein MNKKRVYLFGNGKAEGKTEMKNLLGGKGANLAEMNLIGIPVPPGFTITTDVCTEYNKIGKEEIITLLKKEVIAGIKNIENIMGTTFGDKDNPCLVSVRSGARVSMPGMMDTVLNLGLNDVTVKGLADKTGNDRFAWDSYRRFVQMYGDVVLGMKPSSKEEIDPFEKIIDEIKEKKQVIDDTELSAADLQNLVMKFKNAIKEFTGHDFPEDPWEQLWGAICAVFDSWNTERAIYYRKINEISDDWGTAVNVQAMVYGNMGKNSATGVAFTRDAATGEDIFNGEYLIDAQGEDVVAGIRTPQQITLEGSKRWAELQLISENERAEKYPSLEETMPKLYKELCIIETKLENHYHDMQDLEFTIQDGKLWLLQTRNGKRTGSAMVKMAIDMLNQGLIDEKTAILRVEPNRLDELLHPVFNQEAVKKANVVAKGLPASPGAASGQIVFFADDAEKWANAEKKVILVRIETSPEDLRGMNVSQGILTARGGMTSHAAVVARGMGKCCISGAGSIQIDYKARTIVCDDHLFHEGDWISLNGSSGEVYEGKVETRTPDLSGDFGKLMDLCDKHTRMGVRTNADTPRDSKVARDFGAIGIGLCRTEHMFFEGNRIKAVREMILAEDEKGRRKALDKLLPIQREDFEGIFTAMENLPVTVRLLDPPLHEFVPKDDKEQKEMAAEMGISFKEVKARVESLSEINPMLGHRGCRLGNTYPEITEMQTRAIIEAALNLKAKGIIAKPEIMIPLIGTVEEFKMQDEIVRKVAEQVFSERNDKINYLVGTMIEIPRAALTADKVAKHAEFFSYGTNDLTQMTYGYSRDDAGKFLKIYIDKGILKHDPFQVLDQEGVGQLVEMGVIKGRAARPGLKIGICGEHGGEPSSVNFCHRIGMDYVSCSPYRIPIARLAAAQAAIKE